Proteins encoded together in one Labeo rohita strain BAU-BD-2019 unplaced genomic scaffold, IGBB_LRoh.1.0 scaffold_148, whole genome shotgun sequence window:
- the LOC127158366 gene encoding ras-related C3 botulinum toxin substrate 1: MQTVKCVIVGDTAADKTSLLISYTCSCFPSEYVPAVFDNYAVTVMVDENPLTLGLFNTAGQEDYDRLRPLAYPRTDVFLICFSLVDPDSFENVCVKWYPEVRHFCPDTPIILVGTKLNLRDDKETIEQLKKNKQTPISYHQGMTVAKEIGAVNYLEFSASTQKDVKTVFDEAARAALDPSQDSCLVKKKGKTVFNHLN, translated from the coding sequence ATGCAGACCGTAAAGTGTGTGATCGTGGGGGACACGGCTGCAGACAAAACCAGCCTCCTGATCAGCTATACTTGTAGTTGTTTTCCGAGTGAATACGTCCCCGCTGTGTTTGATAATTATGCGGTCACTGTGATGGTTGATGAAAATCCACTGACCCTGGGACTGTTTAATACAGCAGGACAGGAGGATTACGACAGACTTCGACCACTTGCCTACCCACGGACGGATGTGTTTTTGATCTGTTTCTCTCTTGTGGATCCAGACTCATTTGAGAACGTCTGTGTAAAGTGGTATCCAGAGGTCAGGCATTTTTGCCCTGACACTCCGATCATTCTAGTCGGGACTAAACTTAATCTGAGAGATGACAAGGAGACCATTGAACAGctgaaaaagaacaaacaaacccCCATCAGTTACCATCAAGGCATGACAGTGGCTAAAGAAATAGGAGCTGTGAATTATCTGGAGTTCTCAGCATCAACACAGAAGGACGTTAAGACAGTATTTGATGAAGCCGCCCGGGCAGCCCTGGATCCGTCTCAGGATTCGTGCTTAGtgaagaaaaaaggaaagacaGTGTTTAATCACCTGAACTGA